The following is a genomic window from Methanoplanus sp. FWC-SCC4.
AAAGATGAGCACAGCGGTGGAAACTCCTGCATACGGTTTGAAGACACCGGAGGGCATGGAGACAATGCCTTCGACCTGGTTCTCCTCAAGGAGCATCTGACGGAGTTTTTTATGAGCCTTTGAACTCCCGAAGAGTACTCCATCAGGCACGATCACGGCACATCTGCCGCCAATCGTCAGGAGGTGAATCATCCGTTCCACAAACAAAAGTTCGGTCTTTGTTGTTGAAAGGCTCAGGCTGTCGTTGATATCACTCTTATCAATACTCCCCTTGAATGGCGGGTTGGCAAGCACCACCGAATACCGTTCCTCCTCATTGTAGAGTTTGGAGAGCGTATCCTTCTGCTCGATCTTCGGGGCCTTGATCCCGTGGAGCATCATGTTCATGAGCGAGATGCGGGCCATAGTGGAATCAAAATCATAGCCATAGAACGTATCACTCCAGAGCTTCTCCCAGTGCCGCTTTTCAGTGATATTATCCCCGATGAGATTGCGGTATTCACCCTCGTCATCCACTTCCAGCATATCGGGGCTGGTGTATTTCCGGATGATGTATTCATAGGCATTGATGAGGAATCCTGCCGTTCCGCAGGCCGGATCACAGATACGGTCGTTGACATCAGGTTCAACGAGTTCCACCATCATCCGGATGATATGCCGGGGCGTTCTGAACTGTCCGTTCTTGCCTGCGGTGGCAAGCTGGGAGAGGAGATATTCGTAGATGTCACCCTGCGTATCACGGTTCTGTGCAGTGATGTCCATCTCATCGATGAGGGCAACCGCCTCCTGTAAGAGGGACGGCTTTGGGATGATGAAGACCGCGTCCCGCATCTGGCGGGCGAAGAGCGTCTTTTCCCCGTTGTGCAGGTTCTTAATGAACGGGAAGACGACATCCCGGACATGCACGAGCATCTGCTCAGCAGGATAGTGCTTCCAGTTTGACCACCGGCACACATCCTGTCCCTCGAAGACTGATGTATATTCGATGTCCCGTGCCCGTGCCCGGTTCTGCTCGACCACATCCATGTCCTCCAGCCTCTTCATGAAGATGAGGTAGGACATCTGTTCGATGGACTGGAGGGGGTTTGACATCCCACCGCTCCAGAAGCGATCCCAGAGGGTGTCAATTTTTGATTTAAGTTCGGGGGCGAGTTTCATGTAATTAGTTCTCCGGTGAAGGCTTTTGATATAATTGACTTGAAAAGAAGGGAATCATCATTCGTTGATTTATTTATTTTGATGAGGGTATTTTCATATAACTCAATAAATTGAGCAAATTCTAATTGTTTATTTAATGGTGGCAAAAATACTTCAATTTCCTTTATTTTGCCTTGGAACAGATTCGCTTGTGATGACTTATTAACGGAGCGATTTATTTGGGCTTTAACAAACGGTGAATCAAAACAGTATTCTAAATATATTGGATGGACTTTTGCAAAATCAGGACGGATTAGAGCCACACTCCTTACCATCTGGAATTTTATATCATTCATTACTCGGGTTACTCTTCCAATCGTCCCCGAGCAAGACACAAGTACATCCCCCTTCTGTGGTACAATCCTCTTTGAAATTCTTTCATATTCTTCTTGATCGATAAAATCGACATCGTTCACATCAATTTTATGGTTTTTAATATTCCTTGCAGATAGAAGGTAAATACCATCATCAGTTCTTCTTGGGGTAGCATGTTCACCATCAGTAATTTTTTCGCATATTTGGGATAATTTAACACTTTCCCACCCCATCGGATTCGTCACCGGGTCGCCAAACATCTCCAGAAACACGCTCTGCACCAGCTCCTGCGTGAGCGCATCCGCCTCCGCCCGCAGGCGCTGCGTTGCCTCTGCCTTTTCAAGGATGGCGACAATCTTGCGCTGGGTTTCGAGGGGCGGTATTACAATTGGAATTTGGGAAAAACGAGTTGATGAAACCTCAAGGAAAGTTGTTCCACTGGCATACTTTTCAGCCAATTTTTTATTAGCCTTCAGATAATAGAAGACATACTCCGGAATGATTCGATCATCATTCAATACAAGGTTTTTAAAGCCCTGATTGGTAGTAATTGGATTGTCTGCTATTGCAACATAACCTACAGGAGCTCTTGATGAAAATAGAACCGTTCCTTTAGGCAATATTTTGATAGAGGTACTTTTCAGTCCTTTTTCGGAAATATTCTTTTTTCCTTTCTGAATATACATCTCATCAAAATTAGAAAGATCAGCGGGAGTTATCCATGGAATATCTCCATTGAAATTTTCTTCAACTTTTGTTGATGGAGTACTCCCTGAAAATATTTTCCCAATATCCCCCAATTGCTTCCATTCCCATCCCTCAGGCAACTCCTTCTTCACCACTTCTCCTCATGCCTCCGCAACAAACAATTCCTGTTCCAGTCCCTGACAGATGCCAATGAACGCCCTGAGATCGCCTTCGTCAAACATCGGCAGCGGTGCGTTGATGCCAAAATTGGTGAACGGGGCGTCCCAGAGATCTTTCATATCTATGTGTTTTTTGCGCATAAATACCGTCTGAATTGTCCTGATGAAATGGAGCTGGTCGGCGGTGTAGTGCTTGTTGTTTTCCACCATGAAGGTCTGGAACGCCTCCTCGATCTGCTCTTTCGGGTCGGGTGCCTGGTAGAGTCCCAGGACTGATTTGATGAAATCAACGAGCGTTCCCCGTGGCTGCCGGTATCCCTTCTGCAAGGTTTCCCCGGTGATGTCCACCCCTGCATCCGTGAGGGTTTCTTCAAGACGGGAGAGATCGGTCTCGGTGATTGCCTCATCGTTGGCAATTTTTTTGATGACCGGATCTTCGGTCGCCATCTCGCGGATTCGCTCCTCCACCTTCTTGACAAACGCGGTGACATAGGGAGGGGCTTCCTCGTTCACCTCCCACTTGGTGCGTTCCTCAATCACATCGCCCATGTCAATGACAATCGTCTGGGGTGTCTCCTTTGACATGTACTTCATCAGCGGTGCGATATCAGAAACAAGCATCCGGGTATCCTCAAATGAGATTCCCTTCCAGAATGAATAGGAGAGCACGTCATCCAGTTGCTCTTCCTTTTGCCTGACTTTTTCGAGATTGCGGGGGAGAAGGTCAACCATCTCAGCGATGGCCTTCTTCTGCCGCTCAATTTCTTTGTCATTTCCTTCTAAGACAGCAAGCGCAAGCCGCTCGGTCTTGATCGTAAAGGACGCTTCCTTGAGATTGACACCCGTCTGGTACCGCATCAGTGGCATCATATGGGACGTCAGATATTCAACCGGGTCGATGGCAATATTATCCCATAATTTCGGAGAGAGTGCTTTTGCGATCTCCTGTTCGTGTTCCCGCACACTAACAGAGTCTTGCGGCAGGGCACGGATGTCGTCCTCGATTTTTGCCCGGATCACCGCAGCACCTTCCTCATCTCCCGCCTGTATCAGCCGGTCAAGCTGCTTTAACCGCAGAAGAAAGATCCGACTGGTAATAGCTTCGATGGGTTCGTTCTTCACCCCTTCCGGGTTCATGTTCCAGTAATCAAAGTTGTTCCAGAAATCGAAGACCTTGAAATACTCCTTCTTCCCGTCCGGGAGCCAGTCACGGTGTTTGCATGCCGCATCTGCCCGTGTTCCCCTCCCCAGCATCTGCCAGAATTTGATCTTGGAAAAGACCGGTTTTGCAAAAACAAGGTTGCAGACCTCCGGCACGTCAATGCCGGTGTCGAGCATATCGACCGAGATTGCTACACGGGGAAAAGATTCCTTCTCAAAGTCTTTGATGAGATCCTGTGCACGGGAGTCCTCAGAGACAATGATGCGTGCCAGATTCCCCTTGTATTCAGGATAGAGGTCATTGAACGCCTCATGAAGCCGGTTCGCATGCTTCTTTGATATCGCAAAGAAGATTGTCTTCGCCGGGAGTGTGCCGGTTTCATCCATCTGGCAGTTGTCCATGAACTCACGGACGATTGCTTCTGACGTTCCCTTCACAGCAATCTTCTTCTCCAGAACAGAACCATCAAAATCGATCTCGTCCGGATCGATGCCCTGCTCGATGAGGCGGTTTCGTTCGGTCTCGCTCAGGTCTGAGGGCTTCACCCCTTCAATCTGGAAATGGGTCTGGGCACCCATGATATTCTTGCGGAAATCACAGAGGATACCGTCCTTTACTGCCTCCTCATATGAGTAAAGAGCAGTTGGTGCCTGGTCATCACACCCAAAGAACCGGAAGGTGTCACGGTCAACAAGGTCAGCGGGCGTTGCGGTCAGCCCAATCTGGATGGCATCGAGATAGGTGAAGACATCCCGCCATTTATTGTAGATACTGCGGTGTGCCTCGTCAGAGATGATAAGGTCAAACTCACCGGGCGAGATGAGATATTGTCCGTTCTCATCCTTCTGGGTATAAATTTCCTGAAACGTCTGGATGGTGGAGACATAGAGCCGCTTTTCCTTGTTGAAATTCCCGTGCAGGATTTTGTCCTTCGCCTCCTGCGGGAAGAACTCCTGAAACCCTTTGTTCCATGCCTGATCCCGCAGTGCCTTTCTGTCTGCAAGGAAGAGCACCCGGTGGGCACGGTTCTCCTGCATGAGGGCATCGATAATTGCCATTGCGACACGGGTCTTGCCTGTGCCCGTAGCCATCACAATCAACGCCTTCCGGTGTCCCTTCTGGATGTGCTCCACTATCCGCTTGACATTCTCGATACTCTTCGGGCGGTCAACAATATCAGTATTTACTCCTCCCGGTGTGTCCGGTTGAACCTGTTCATTCTGAAAGCGAAGCCGCTCAAGGTCTTTGCGGGCGTAGAACCCGGTCACCGGCCGGGGAGGGTAGAGCTGTCGATCCCAGAACGAGATCTCATAGCCGTTTGTAAGAAAAATGAAGACATCCCGACCCGTCTGGTGTTTGATATCATCTGCATATTGTTCGGCCTGTTTTTGACCGATATTGGGGTCTTTTGATGTTCGTTTTGCCTCGATGATGGCAAGGGGATTTCTCAGACTGTCCAGCAGGAGATAATCTGCATATCTACTTTCAAGATCGTTCTTGAGCGTCTCTTCTACAGTCTTGTAGTCGAAGGCATTGAAATCAGACTGCTTCGTATCAACCTCAGGAACAACATGCGAACGACTGTCAACATCCCAGCCCTGCTCCCTGAGCAGAACATCAATCTTCAGTTTACGCGTCTGATTTTCAGTTAGATCCATGCAACTGCACCAAATTATGTGAATTATTGAATTAAGAATATATTCAAGTCAATAATTGACTCGTTCAGCATCATACATCAACCTTATGAAATCTATTTGATATTGCCCAATAATTATCAACAATATTTCAACATCAACATCAAATAGAGATTGGATGGTCTCAACAGAAAAGAAAATTTAGAAAGAGTTGGATGCTAAACAACTGGATAAGAGGGCTTTTGAAATCTTAGTATCTTCCCTAGAATGGCGAAAAAGGAAACTTTGTTGCATTACCGAAGGAAGTGAGGAACTTATTGCCGATCTTGATGATGAAAAAGTCTGGAAATTGATTCAAGAATTAAATTATTACTAAGAATTTAAGGACGAAGTCTCTATCATTTGGGAAAAAATAAAAAAAGATTTGGACCAAACCCAAAGAAAAAAAAGCGATGGTTCAATTTTAGATAATATCTCTTTTTTCATTTCCGATATCATGCATTTAAGGCAATTTTTCTAATTACTAATTTTAAATAATTTAGTATTTCATTAGTATTTTTGCCGGAATGAAACACAAGTCAGCAATTATCCAAAATCACCTGTATATTATTAACTAAAATGGGATGCTCTTTTTGGAAGTATTTTTTAGTCCTTGTTTTGATATTTGTGCAATAAATATTTTATATTGTATTATCAATTATCACATAATAAAATCCAAAAAAAAGGTGTTTTCATGATGAAAAGTTGTGTTTTTGCGTTTGCGTTAATGGTAATAATGCTGGTAACTCCCTGTATTGCTGCGGATATTGAAACAGGACCTGTAAAGGAGATATATTCCGGAGACCTTAATCAAAATTCACATTTATATGTTAAGGCAGACGGCTCAAATGTCCTTATTGGTGTAATAAACCTGAAAGGAACTGCTCCTGAAGATAACAGGCTTGTGTTGTATAATCTCGTATCAGGTGAAACAGAAACTGTTGCTACAGACATTTACCCTGCCACTGATTTATTTGATATTTCAGGAAACAATCTGCTCTGGTATCAGGGTCAGGGGATAATGACGCTGTATGATTTTAAAGAAAAAACGAAAACCAATATCAGCTTATACAGGGATTTTGGAAGACCGTCTGCCATTGTACTGGATAGTGACCGGATTTTAACTTCCGAGGCTGATCTGTATAGCAACCATACAGATATTTTCCTGTTAAACATAACAACAGGTGAGAAAAACGCAATATCCAAAGATCCAAAATCACGTATTGAGCCTGCCATATCAGGAGATATAATCATATGGAGAGACCGGGAATCAGATCCCTTTGCAAATGTGTATGGATTTGATCTCAACAAAAATTATGAATTTGCAGTACACAAGGAACCTTTCTGGCAGGGTATGGCAGACATATCCGGAGATTTTGTTGTCTGGCTCAGAGATGAAAGTGTTTCAGATGCCCTGCAAAATACTTCAAAAAAGATTTTTTTAACTAATTTGTCTGAAAATACAACGATAATGATTGCTGAATCTTTTGATGATTTGTCTTCTCCAAAAATAGAAGGCGACTATGTAATCTGGGAGGATAAAAAAGATGGCAGATGGACTCTTTGGCTTTATGAAATTTCAACCGGCAATCAGGAAAAAATTGCAAATCTTAAATTCGGGTATGACGGACCTCTGAATATGGAAATATCCGGAAACAATATTTTCTGGACAGATCAGGATGATACAGGCAGAGCAGTCATACGTACAGTAGCTTTACAAAATGAAGGAAATGGAAACCATGAGGCTGAAATTCCAGGTAATGAAAAAACATCAGCAACTGCAAAACCGGTATCGAAAGAAACAGGTGTTGGAGTGATTGGTATCATTGGTGCGTTGCTTGCAGGAATTTGCCTATATTCGAATAAAAAACAATGATTTATTAAAATATAATATTTTTTTCAGGATACAGTCCGTTTTTTAGTTAGCTCCTGTACAAAAGAGAATTTTTAGTCCGGAAATACATGGGATCAGGTGTTAAATACGCCATCGTGTATTATCAGGCACCGGTTTCATCCTCAAGGGAGTCTGCAAACCGCTGCAGGAGGGCGTGCCTTTGCTCAGCAATCTCCTTCGCACCGGCCGTGTACATCAGCCCCTGAAGCTTCAACAGTTTTTCATGGATATGACTCACAGCGCCCTCGATGCCGTCCCCGTGTTCGCCTGCCCGCATAAACGTCCGTGCAATTCCGACCGCTCCCATCGCGTCGAGTTTGTCGGCGTCAGAGAGTATTTTTGCCTCCAGGGTCTCCGGTTCGGGGCCGGTGCTGAATCGGTGGGTGCGTATCGCGTGGGTAATTGCTGTGATGCGTGCTGCGTCGTAACCCGCCTGCCTGAGGTATTCTTCTGCAATTCGTGCCCCTTCCTGCTCGTGGGGGATGCCGCTCTCCTCCTCCAGTGGACGGGCAATATCGTGGAAGAGGGCGGCCGGGATGAGGACCCGCATATCCGCACCCTCGGCCACTCCTATCTCCTGGGAGAGCCGGGTGACGCGGAGGATGTGGTCAAGACCGTGTGCTCCCGACTGACTGAAGAACGTCTCGACATAGGCAAGTATTGTCTCAAACTCTTTCTTCTCCATAGTGAAAGAAAGGTTGGCGCCGGGTGGAGATAAGGAGTCGGAAAATATGCAGGAAATTTACTCATAAGAAGAAGAGTAATTGAGGAAGGAGAATATTCCCGATTATTGGTAAACTGCTGAAAATAAAAGGAAAAAAGGGAATTCCCTTTTGTTATTCTGTCCCAAATTTCAAATGTCCGGGGCGGATGCAGGTGTGGTCTGCGGGAAGACGGGTTATTGCGCAGGTGACGGGTTTACCGGACCTGTGTATATGCCGGACCCCAGCCACCAGTCATCATCGATCTGAACACCATACACCAGTTTTGATTCGAGCGTCTGGTTGTGTGTGGGATTGATATATTCTATCTGACAGAAGCCGTTTCCATTCCTGACAGCATCTTGGGATTCTTTGAGAAAAACTCCCACTTTTCCTTCATTCAGACGGTTTATTCCGACTTTTTCAGGATTGACCGGGTGGGCGAGGGTTGTACCGTTGAAGTCATAGGCGTAGATATAGAGTTCACCCTCGATAAATGAACCATTCAGGTCGTTAAATTCTGCAAGTGCTTTTTCCTTGCCATATGTATTTACATAGGCTGCTGCTCTGTCAACAAAGGCGACGAGTGTTTCATTGGAGATGTAGGTATCCTGTTGGAAGGTTTTGTTATCTTCCTGTGGTGGAGTCACTATCTCAGGCTGTCCCTGTGTACAGCCGGCTGTTATAAGAAAAATGCCAAGAATGAGCATGAAAAGGACTGTTGTCAATGTTTTATTCATATTTTTAGTTTTGCTTTTTCGCTAATTATAATATTGTATTTTGGAATGTATGGAAGGATTTTAGCGATAGTTACGCTCTTTTTAGGGACTATTCCATCACCATCCCTGTCATTCACGCGCCATTAAAGGAATGAGGATATTTGAATTTGTCAATCAAATTCAGGTTTTATATAGAATCATCAGTCCTGAAATAATTGCCAAAAACGGCCCGATAATATATCCTGACCAGACAATTAATCCGATAATGCCAAAGAATATCAGTTTAATTCCTTCCTTTTTGACAGGATTTTGTTCGGGTTTTAAATAATATTTTAGTATCAATAATCCAAGAATCAGGGGAATTAAAATAAAGATTGCAGTTGCTCCAAATGATGCCTGAAAACCTGTTTTAAAAAGTGCAATAACCGCCTGAATCAGCATAAAAACTGATCCTGCGATATACAATAGAGCTCCTGTAATTCCCGTCAGTGTTTCCGGTTTTATAGGAACGGTTTCTTTTTTAATCCTGAATAGATAAAGCAGTCCGGGAAATACAATGAATATAGGAAATCCAAATACAAAAGCCGGACTGTTTCCTTCCCAAATTCTTATATTGGCAATTGAAACAGGAATCAAAACCCACTCAGATATTAAAAACTCCTCACGATAACCGATGGCAAGACCATAATTTCCAGAACCTGTTCCTTTGTTAAACATTGCAATATAATGTGTGCCGGGAAGCTCTGCGAAGTATTCATATTCAGACCACTGATAATTTGCAGAAGGAGTAAAAGGTTCATAATCCGGCATATCAGGTTTTTTTCCGCTAATTACGATATAGCCGTAATTTTCAGGAACAGTTATTTTATCAGAAATATCCCCTTTGCTTTCAATACCGGGACCGATTAGTACAGCTTCAGGATGGACAGGATCTTTTTTGGGTGTAAATACTGAAAACCATAACCTTTCCCCTTTTTCAAGGTAAAATTCATAGTATGAAACCGATCCGGGATTTTCAAAAGTACCGTAAAATGCCCATGATTTAAAAGGATCATCCAGATAAACAGCATTTTCTATTCCTTCGTTTCCACCTTTTATTTCCGGCACATGCCCTGACACACAGGCTGTCAGTGAAAAAATAATTATCAAAACGGATAATGCCGCTTCTCCCCCCTTCATAATACCCCAAGTGGGTTTCTCCTGTAAAAAGGTTTAGTCTGAAAAACTTCCCGGAGGATTTTAAAAATAGAAATTTTAACGGGATTATTTATTTAAAACCTGCAAAAGTACTGTATATCCTGTTCTTATATGGATGATAAATATCTTTGAAACCGGCTGACTTCATCTTTCTATAATATCCATGAATTGTATCAAAATATTGAGAATTGTTTATCCTTTTTTGAATCATCGAATCAGCTTCATCCAAAGGAAGACCGTTTTCTATCATATTTTCCTTCCACCATTCAAGATTCATTTTTTCTTCATTACTATTACCTGCCGTAAAAACATCTCCGTTAATAAAAACTCCGCCTTTATTTAACGAATCATAGATTTTTTTGATAATCATTTCACGATCCTGACCCGGCAG
Proteins encoded in this region:
- a CDS encoding type I restriction-modification system subunit M; translated protein: MKLAPELKSKIDTLWDRFWSGGMSNPLQSIEQMSYLIFMKRLEDMDVVEQNRARARDIEYTSVFEGQDVCRWSNWKHYPAEQMLVHVRDVVFPFIKNLHNGEKTLFARQMRDAVFIIPKPSLLQEAVALIDEMDITAQNRDTQGDIYEYLLSQLATAGKNGQFRTPRHIIRMMVELVEPDVNDRICDPACGTAGFLINAYEYIIRKYTSPDMLEVDDEGEYRNLIGDNITEKRHWEKLWSDTFYGYDFDSTMARISLMNMMLHGIKAPKIEQKDTLSKLYNEEERYSVVLANPPFKGSIDKSDINDSLSLSTTKTELLFVERMIHLLTIGGRCAVIVPDGVLFGSSKAHKKLRQMLLEENQVEGIVSMPSGVFKPYAGVSTAVLIFAKGGTTENVWFYDMEADGFSLDDKRTLIDGKGDIPNIIERFRGRRDEVPEDRKGKCFYVPFDEVKENNFDLSISRYKEIEYEEIEYEAPEVIIDKIEGIEKQILVNLDELRELLKNK
- a CDS encoding restriction endonuclease subunit S — its product is MKKELPEGWEWKQLGDIGKIFSGSTPSTKVEENFNGDIPWITPADLSNFDEMYIQKGKKNISEKGLKSTSIKILPKGTVLFSSRAPVGYVAIADNPITTNQGFKNLVLNDDRIIPEYVFYYLKANKKLAEKYASGTTFLEVSSTRFSQIPIVIPPLETQRKIVAILEKAEATQRLRAEADALTQELVQSVFLEMFGDPVTNPMGWESVKLSQICEKITDGEHATPRRTDDGIYLLSARNIKNHKIDVNDVDFIDQEEYERISKRIVPQKGDVLVSCSGTIGRVTRVMNDIKFQMVRSVALIRPDFAKVHPIYLEYCFDSPFVKAQINRSVNKSSQANLFQGKIKEIEVFLPPLNKQLEFAQFIELYENTLIKINKSTNDDSLLFKSIISKAFTGELIT
- a CDS encoding type I restriction endonuclease subunit R, which translates into the protein MDLTENQTRKLKIDVLLREQGWDVDSRSHVVPEVDTKQSDFNAFDYKTVEETLKNDLESRYADYLLLDSLRNPLAIIEAKRTSKDPNIGQKQAEQYADDIKHQTGRDVFIFLTNGYEISFWDRQLYPPRPVTGFYARKDLERLRFQNEQVQPDTPGGVNTDIVDRPKSIENVKRIVEHIQKGHRKALIVMATGTGKTRVAMAIIDALMQENRAHRVLFLADRKALRDQAWNKGFQEFFPQEAKDKILHGNFNKEKRLYVSTIQTFQEIYTQKDENGQYLISPGEFDLIISDEAHRSIYNKWRDVFTYLDAIQIGLTATPADLVDRDTFRFFGCDDQAPTALYSYEEAVKDGILCDFRKNIMGAQTHFQIEGVKPSDLSETERNRLIEQGIDPDEIDFDGSVLEKKIAVKGTSEAIVREFMDNCQMDETGTLPAKTIFFAISKKHANRLHEAFNDLYPEYKGNLARIIVSEDSRAQDLIKDFEKESFPRVAISVDMLDTGIDVPEVCNLVFAKPVFSKIKFWQMLGRGTRADAACKHRDWLPDGKKEYFKVFDFWNNFDYWNMNPEGVKNEPIEAITSRIFLLRLKQLDRLIQAGDEEGAAVIRAKIEDDIRALPQDSVSVREHEQEIAKALSPKLWDNIAIDPVEYLTSHMMPLMRYQTGVNLKEASFTIKTERLALAVLEGNDKEIERQKKAIAEMVDLLPRNLEKVRQKEEQLDDVLSYSFWKGISFEDTRMLVSDIAPLMKYMSKETPQTIVIDMGDVIEERTKWEVNEEAPPYVTAFVKKVEERIREMATEDPVIKKIANDEAITETDLSRLEETLTDAGVDITGETLQKGYRQPRGTLVDFIKSVLGLYQAPDPKEQIEEAFQTFMVENNKHYTADQLHFIRTIQTVFMRKKHIDMKDLWDAPFTNFGINAPLPMFDEGDLRAFIGICQGLEQELFVAEA
- a CDS encoding TolB family protein, with the translated sequence MMKSCVFAFALMVIMLVTPCIAADIETGPVKEIYSGDLNQNSHLYVKADGSNVLIGVINLKGTAPEDNRLVLYNLVSGETETVATDIYPATDLFDISGNNLLWYQGQGIMTLYDFKEKTKTNISLYRDFGRPSAIVLDSDRILTSEADLYSNHTDIFLLNITTGEKNAISKDPKSRIEPAISGDIIIWRDRESDPFANVYGFDLNKNYEFAVHKEPFWQGMADISGDFVVWLRDESVSDALQNTSKKIFLTNLSENTTIMIAESFDDLSSPKIEGDYVIWEDKKDGRWTLWLYEISTGNQEKIANLKFGYDGPLNMEISGNNIFWTDQDDTGRAVIRTVALQNEGNGNHEAEIPGNEKTSATAKPVSKETGVGVIGIIGALLAGICLYSNKKQ
- a CDS encoding HD domain-containing protein; the encoded protein is MEKKEFETILAYVETFFSQSGAHGLDHILRVTRLSQEIGVAEGADMRVLIPAALFHDIARPLEEESGIPHEQEGARIAEEYLRQAGYDAARITAITHAIRTHRFSTGPEPETLEAKILSDADKLDAMGAVGIARTFMRAGEHGDGIEGAVSHIHEKLLKLQGLMYTAGAKEIAEQRHALLQRFADSLEDETGA
- a CDS encoding cache domain-containing protein, whose product is MNKTLTTVLFMLILGIFLITAGCTQGQPEIVTPPQEDNKTFQQDTYISNETLVAFVDRAAAYVNTYGKEKALAEFNDLNGSFIEGELYIYAYDFNGTTLAHPVNPEKVGINRLNEGKVGVFLKESQDAVRNGNGFCQIEYINPTHNQTLESKLVYGVQIDDDWWLGSGIYTGPVNPSPAQ